A DNA window from Maribellus comscasis contains the following coding sequences:
- a CDS encoding TlpA disulfide reductase family protein, whose translation MKNLSTLFLVIALFSCQDRTKTEFVISGNIEDAPDSTIVQLRARYGNVTQLVATDTIIDGNFEFRDTLEARPAKMVLVATDWKNFSGTCQFWADYTKINITGKGKYLSAWEVESNIPEQIAMNKFKNKTKESDIKGDSLNYVLRNNLGDVELEKKIIEERHKNYALKLKEEFEVLKNGIHSQTALEKLSNYLKNAENYEVEVDKKLVKSLYDNMDIKYRESTFGEGIFFKIANTNIPQVGEKFVNVTLFDLEGNSHELNDYLDKYILLDFWTLGCTHCKDAHHGLKNLQKKYEKNLQVVGINVDVNKQLWEEATQRDNISWVNLSDGKGTHAGVYAQYGGKALPTFIFINPNGKIIERWQGFKEGIFEEKLSKYFQN comes from the coding sequence ATGAAAAATTTATCAACACTTTTTTTAGTCATTGCTCTTTTTTCCTGTCAGGATAGGACAAAAACAGAATTTGTAATATCCGGAAATATTGAAGATGCTCCTGACAGTACAATCGTTCAGTTACGTGCAAGATATGGCAATGTTACTCAACTTGTAGCTACAGACACTATTATTGATGGCAATTTTGAGTTTAGGGATACACTTGAAGCCCGACCTGCCAAAATGGTGCTTGTTGCCACAGACTGGAAAAACTTTTCGGGGACTTGCCAATTCTGGGCAGATTACACAAAAATTAATATTACAGGAAAAGGAAAATACTTATCTGCCTGGGAGGTGGAAAGTAATATTCCTGAACAAATAGCAATGAACAAGTTTAAAAACAAAACAAAAGAATCAGATATAAAAGGTGATAGCCTAAATTATGTTTTAAGAAATAATCTTGGTGATGTTGAACTGGAAAAAAAGATAATTGAGGAGAGACATAAGAATTATGCACTAAAATTAAAAGAAGAGTTCGAAGTACTTAAAAATGGAATCCATAGCCAAACAGCACTTGAAAAACTATCCAATTATCTTAAAAACGCTGAAAATTACGAGGTTGAGGTTGACAAAAAACTGGTAAAATCGTTGTACGACAATATGGATATAAAGTACAGGGAATCGACTTTTGGTGAAGGAATATTTTTTAAAATAGCAAACACAAACATACCTCAGGTCGGAGAAAAGTTTGTAAACGTTACCCTGTTCGACCTCGAAGGCAATAGTCACGAATTGAACGATTATTTAGATAAATACATATTACTGGATTTTTGGACACTGGGTTGTACACACTGCAAAGATGCTCATCATGGATTAAAAAATCTGCAAAAGAAATATGAAAAAAATTTACAGGTGGTTGGCATTAACGTTGATGTAAATAAACAGCTTTGGGAAGAAGCAACCCAAAGGGATAATATTAGCTGGGTTAACCTGTCGGATGGAAAAGGAACTCATGCGGGGGTTTATGCCCAATATGGAGGCAAGGCACTACCAACTTTTATTTTCATTAACCCCAATGGAAAAATTATTGAAAGATGGCAGGGATTTAAGGAAGGTATTTTTGAGGAAAAACTCAGCAAATATTTTCAGAACTAA